From Montipora foliosa isolate CH-2021 chromosome 6, ASM3666993v2, whole genome shotgun sequence, a single genomic window includes:
- the LOC138008070 gene encoding tetraspanin-17-like yields MRKDQSEVSCCVKYLLFFFNVFFWLIGGLTVAIGLYARFEKTAYQDFFNDIVMDPAFALIIVGGIMFILGFTGCIGALRENVCLLKFFSVILAIIFFLQLSLAVVVFVFQDKVEEIVAEKIQTTIVSYRDNVDLQVLIDGVQQEFKCCGGQTYNNWQENIYFNCSSPGAEACGVPFSCCREDTINTQCGYGIRLQEHTETHRNAIIYTRGCIEAVKEWFKENMIVIGGVAVGLALMQIMGICFANSLITDIKLQMARWERADYY; encoded by the exons ATGCGAAAGGATCAAAGCGAAGTGAGCTGCTGTGTGAAgtatttgcttttctttttcaacgtGTTTTTTTGG CTGATTGGTGGCCTTACAGTTGCTATAGGCCTCTATGCTCGGTTTGAAAAGACGGCATATCAAGACTTTTTCAATGACATTGTTATGGACCCTGCCTTCGCACTGATTATTGTTGGTGGGATCATGTTCATCCTTGGATTCACTGGTTGTATTGGTGCTCTACGTGAAAATGTGTGCCTGTTAAAATTT ttttcagtcaTCCTGGCCATTATCTTCTTTCTCCAGTTATCTTTGGCAGTGgttgtctttgttttccaaGATAAA GTTGAAGAGATAGTTGCAGAGAAAATACAAACAACTATTGTAAGTTACAGGGACAACGTTGATTTGCAAGTACTTATTGACGGAGTTCAGCAAGAG TTTAAGTGCTGTGGAGGACAAACATACAACAACTGGCAAGAAAATATCTACTTCAACTGTTCTTCTCCTGGTGCTGAGGCTTGTGGTGTCCCGTTTTCTTGTTGCCGAGAG gacACCATAAACACTCAGTGTGGATACGGTATCAGACTCCAAGAACACACA GAAACACACAGGAATGCCATTATCTACACCAGAGGATGCATTGAAGCTGTAAAAGAATGGTTTAAAGAGAATATGATTGTTATTGGTGGTGTGGCAGTCGGCTTGGCATTAATGcag ATCATGGGGATATGTTTTGCTAACAGTCTCATAACAGATATAAAGTTGCAGATGGCAAGATGGGAAAGGGCAGATTACTATTAG